A window of Danaus plexippus chromosome 12, MEX_DaPlex, whole genome shotgun sequence contains these coding sequences:
- the LOC116772406 gene encoding mitochondrial cardiolipin hydrolase-like — MDWKSAKILLASTATVVVASQVVKKLCNYYSNSRKNTRPEDASDDVNNDVLNIRNREINDVILFSDDVVRHTIRVPPNKDVTICESRELNCFKLIKYIKSARETLDVCMYLITSSEIAEQIIRLGQRHVLVRIVVDSDMSNTPPSQINKLKEYSFIQVQTSKKSILMHHKFCIIDGPKAIKRKNVLKACAEKLNIHAQFAKYNVKSQIKAKPCKGFVMSGSLNWSTQAMVSNHESVIVTSHTNIVNKFEKEFESLWIEDEPALLAAL; from the exons atggattGGAAAAGTGCGAAAATTCTATTAGCATCTACCGCTACTGTGGTTGTTGCTTCCCAAGTAGTCAAAAAGTTGTGTAATTACTATTCCAACTCAAGAAAAAACACCCGGCCAGAGGATGCAAGTGACGACGTGAATAACGATGTTCTTAATATTAGAAATCGTGAAATTAACGACGTAATATTATTCTCGGATGATGTTGTACGACACACTATCAGAGTTCCACCTAATAAAGATGTTACTATATGTGAAAGTAGGGAACTAAACtgcttcaaattaataaagtatataaaatcagCACGTGAGACGTTAGACGTCTGCATGTATCTGATAACGAGTAGTGAAATAGCAGAACAAATTATAAGGTTGGGACAAAGACATGTTTTAGTAAGAATTGTCGTGGATAGTGACATGTCCAACACGCCTCCATCTCAAATAAACAAGCTTAAAGAATATA gCTTTATTCAGGTGCAAACAAGTAAAAAGTCAATACTAATGCACCATAAGTTTTGCATCATTGACGGACCTAAAGCCATTAAACGAAAGAATGTGTTAAAAGCTTGtgctgaaaaattaaatatccatGCACAATTTGCTAAGTACAACGTAAAATCCCAAATAAAAGCTAAACCATGTAAGGGGTTCGTTATGTCCGGTTCCTTGAATTGGTCTACTCAAGCCATGGTGTCAAATCATGAAAGTGTTATCGTTACTTCACATACCAATATAGTTAACAAATTCGAGAAAGAGTTTGAAAGTTTATGGATTGAAGACGAACCG GCCCTGTTAGCAGCACTATGA